A DNA window from Primulina tabacum isolate GXHZ01 chromosome 12, ASM2559414v2, whole genome shotgun sequence contains the following coding sequences:
- the LOC142520175 gene encoding uncharacterized protein LOC142520175, which translates to MVHPEEEEVWRVFVDGASTLAGCGVGVVIISPSGEKIKLAFRIDSRVTNNEAEYEAVLAGIRANREVRASRIILYSDSQLITQQIKGVYEAKDDRMLKYLKLIKAQSKNFVDWSSEQIHWEEDEEADALAKMAVSLSKVSTREILHVSRLILSNEEETLPIPEDSWMTPLIKFIARNEMPED; encoded by the coding sequence ATGGTTCATCCCGAGGAAGAGGAAGTGTGGAGAGTTTTTGTGGATGGGGCATCTACCCTTGCTGGATGTGGAGTAGGGGTGGTAATAATATCTCCCTCGGGAGAAAAGATTAAGCTGGCCTTTAGAATTGACTCCCGGGTAACTAATAATGAGGCAGAGTATGAAGCTGTTCTTGCTGGTATCCGAGCTAACCGGGAGGTTAGAGCTTCCCGGATTATTTTGTACTCTGATTCACAGTTAATTACCCAGCAGATAAAAGGTGTTTATGAAGCTAAGGATGACAGGATGCTTAAATATCTCAAGCTCATAAAAGCCCAGTCAAAAAATTTTGTGGATTGGAGTAGTGAACAAATACACTGGGAAGAGGATGAGGAAGCAGACGCTTTGGCGAAGATGGCTGTTTCTCTATCAAAAGTTAGCACTCGAGAAATACTGCATGTGTCCCGGCTAATCCTCTCTAATGAAGAAGAAACATTGCCAATACCTGAGGATTCCTGGATGACACCCCTGATCAAATTCATTGCAAGAAATGAGATGCCTGAAGATTAA